In one window of Denticeps clupeoides chromosome 2, fDenClu1.1, whole genome shotgun sequence DNA:
- the mto1 gene encoding 5-taurinomethyluridine-[tRNA] synthase subunit MTO1, mitochondrial isoform X2: protein MLARRVLNRPRSLASPSSWAASARTVTACDVIVVGGGHAGTEAAAAATRVGAETLLVTQKIQTIGALSCNPSLGGVGKGQLVREVDALDGLMGRAGDWAGVHFSILNRSKGPAVWGPRAQLDRPRYRQFIQAELLSMPRLTVVEGSVEELLVSEPDPEKPGKHRVTGVRMADTGRIILARSVVLTTGTFLSGSLFMGQTTSPGGRMGDPPSGSGLSRSLKEVLGLRLGRLRTGTPPRIFKRSVDLSLAQLQLPDQRPTPFSFISNGTHCKPEEQLPCYLINTTPGVERVVRESLHLNSHIQQDTRGPRYCPSIESRVLRFPGRQHQVRLLREIPALRKAEIQAPGYGVQYDFVCPTQLFPSLEVRSAQGLFLAGQINGTTGYEEAAAQGVWAGVSAGRRALSLPPLSLSRTQSYIGVLIDDLVGRGITEPYRMFTSRAEFRTSLRPDNADLRLTLKGYCDIGCVSPRRYEEAVRMKAGLSEALSALQDITLSPTRWREKLPQAAVSANKSGIMSAEEVLQYKDVSFEMLASAFPDVLGPYVEFAERLKIEAMYRPHCEKQRREIERILQEESLSLPQDVDYLSLPVSLSQEVRELLDRVRPATLGAASRLPGMTPAAILHLLNYITRTPQRDRSAERSSTPDPQNLSDESRDSFPCVPVSQ from the exons ATGTTGGCACGCAGAGTCCTTAACCGCCCTCGGTCCCTGGCATCTCCGTCCTCCTGGGCAGCGAGTGCCCGTACGGTTACGGCGTGTGACGTCATCGTGGTGGGCGGGGGCCATGCAGGTACTGAGGCGGCGGCCGCTGCGACCCGAGTGGGGGCGGAGACTTTACTCGTCACGCAGAAGATCCAGACCATAG GGGCTTTGTCCTGTAACCCCTCCCTTGGAGGGGTGGGGAAGGGCCAGCTGGTGAGAGAGGTGGATGCTCTGGACGGACTGATGGGCCGGGCCGGTGACTGGGCCGGGGTCCATTTCTCCATCCTGAACCGCAGCAAGGGTCCTGCAGTTTGGGGGCCCCGGGCTCAGCTGGACCGTCCCCGCTATCGCCAGTTTATACAG GCGGAGTTACTCTCCATGCCCAGACTCACGGTGGTAGAAGGGTCTGTGGAAGAACTGCTGGTGTCTGAACCTGATCCAGAGAAACCAGGGAAACACAGGGTCACTGGAGTTCGTATGG CTGACACAGGGAGGATCATCCTAGCCCGCTCAGTTGTCCTCACAACCGGAACCTTCCTGTCTGGCTCCCTCTTCATGGGCCAGACCACTTCTCCGGGGGGGAGGATGGGAGACCCCCCGTCCGGTTCCGGCCTCTCCCGCAGTCTGAAGGAGGTGCTTGGCCTGAGGCTGGGCAGGCTCAGGACCGGCACTCCGCCCAGAATCTTCAAGAGGTCAGTTGACCTCTCCCTTGCTCAGCTGCAACTCCCTGACCAGCGACCGACTCCGTTTAGTTTCATCAGTAACGGAACACATTGCAAG CCAGAAGAGCAGTTGCCTTGTTACCTGATTAATACCACGCCTGGAGTGGAGAGGGTGGTCAGAGAGAGCCTTCACCTCAATTCACACATCCAGCAGGACACCAGAGGACCCCG ATACTGCCCCTCCATCGAGTCTCGAGTGCTGAGGTTTCCGGGACGACAGCATCAG GTCCGCCTGCTCAGAGAGATCCCTGCCCTCCGCAAGGCTGAGATCCAGGCACCAG GTTACGGGGTCCAGTATGATTTTGTTTGTCCCACACAACTCTTCCCGTCGCTGGAGGTGAGAAGTGCACAGGGACTGTTCCTCGCCGGACAGATCAACGGAACCACAGGGTACGAGGAAGCTGCAGCGCAG GGCGTGTGGGCCGGAGTGAGCGCCGGACGGAGAGCCCTCTCGCTCCctcccctgtctctctctcggaCGCAGAGCTACATCGGGGTTCTGATCGACGACCTGGTGGGCCGGGGCATTACGGAACCGTACCGAATGTTTACGAGTCGTGCGGAGTTCAGAACCTCCCTGAGGCCAGATAATGCCGACCTGCGGCTCACGCTCAAAG GGTACTGCGACATAGGCTGTGTGTCGCCACGGCGATATGAAGAGGCGGTGAGAATGAAGGCGGGGCTTAGCGAGGCACTAAGTGCTCTGCAAGACATCACCCTGTCCCCTACTCGGTGGAGAGAAAAACTACCACAGGCTGCTGTAAGCGCTAACAAGAGTGGCATTATGAG TGCTGAAGAGGTGCTGCAGTATAAAGATGTCTCCTTTGAGATGTTGGCTTCGGCTTTCCCAGACGTCCTTGGGCCGTATGTGGAGTTTGCTGAGAGGCTGAAGATTGAAG CCATGTACCGGCCTCACTGTGAGAAACAGAGGAGAGAAATAGAGAGGATCCTGCAGGAGGAGAGTCTCTCCTTGCCTCAGGATGTGGATTACCTCAGCCTGCCGGTGTCTCTCTCCCAGGAGGTCAGAGAGCTACTGGACCGGGTCAGACCTGCCACT CTGGGAGCCGCCAGCCGCCTACCTGGAATGACCCCGGCAGCCATCCTTCACCTGCTGAACTACATCACCCGGACCCCACAGCGGGACCGATCTGCAGAGCGGAGCTCTACCCCGGACCCTCAAAACCTCAGTGACGAGAGCAGAGACTCATTCCCATGTGTTCCTGTGTCACAGTGA
- the mto1 gene encoding 5-taurinomethyluridine-[tRNA] synthase subunit MTO1, mitochondrial isoform X1, producing MLARRVLNRPRSLASPSSWAASARTVTACDVIVVGGGHAGTEAAAAATRVGAETLLVTQKIQTIGALSCNPSLGGVGKGQLVREVDALDGLMGRAGDWAGVHFSILNRSKGPAVWGPRAQLDRPRYRQFIQAELLSMPRLTVVEGSVEELLVSEPDPEKPGKHRVTGVRMADTGRIILARSVVLTTGTFLSGSLFMGQTTSPGGRMGDPPSGSGLSRSLKEVLGLRLGRLRTGTPPRIFKRSVDLSLAQLQLPDQRPTPFSFISNGTHCKPEEQLPCYLINTTPGVERVVRESLHLNSHIQQDTRGPRYCPSIESRVLRFPGRQHQVWLEPEGLTSDLLYPQGLSMTMPPDLQVRLLREIPALRKAEIQAPGYGVQYDFVCPTQLFPSLEVRSAQGLFLAGQINGTTGYEEAAAQGVWAGVSAGRRALSLPPLSLSRTQSYIGVLIDDLVGRGITEPYRMFTSRAEFRTSLRPDNADLRLTLKGYCDIGCVSPRRYEEAVRMKAGLSEALSALQDITLSPTRWREKLPQAAVSANKSGIMSAEEVLQYKDVSFEMLASAFPDVLGPYVEFAERLKIEAMYRPHCEKQRREIERILQEESLSLPQDVDYLSLPVSLSQEVRELLDRVRPATLGAASRLPGMTPAAILHLLNYITRTPQRDRSAERSSTPDPQNLSDESRDSFPCVPVSQ from the exons ATGTTGGCACGCAGAGTCCTTAACCGCCCTCGGTCCCTGGCATCTCCGTCCTCCTGGGCAGCGAGTGCCCGTACGGTTACGGCGTGTGACGTCATCGTGGTGGGCGGGGGCCATGCAGGTACTGAGGCGGCGGCCGCTGCGACCCGAGTGGGGGCGGAGACTTTACTCGTCACGCAGAAGATCCAGACCATAG GGGCTTTGTCCTGTAACCCCTCCCTTGGAGGGGTGGGGAAGGGCCAGCTGGTGAGAGAGGTGGATGCTCTGGACGGACTGATGGGCCGGGCCGGTGACTGGGCCGGGGTCCATTTCTCCATCCTGAACCGCAGCAAGGGTCCTGCAGTTTGGGGGCCCCGGGCTCAGCTGGACCGTCCCCGCTATCGCCAGTTTATACAG GCGGAGTTACTCTCCATGCCCAGACTCACGGTGGTAGAAGGGTCTGTGGAAGAACTGCTGGTGTCTGAACCTGATCCAGAGAAACCAGGGAAACACAGGGTCACTGGAGTTCGTATGG CTGACACAGGGAGGATCATCCTAGCCCGCTCAGTTGTCCTCACAACCGGAACCTTCCTGTCTGGCTCCCTCTTCATGGGCCAGACCACTTCTCCGGGGGGGAGGATGGGAGACCCCCCGTCCGGTTCCGGCCTCTCCCGCAGTCTGAAGGAGGTGCTTGGCCTGAGGCTGGGCAGGCTCAGGACCGGCACTCCGCCCAGAATCTTCAAGAGGTCAGTTGACCTCTCCCTTGCTCAGCTGCAACTCCCTGACCAGCGACCGACTCCGTTTAGTTTCATCAGTAACGGAACACATTGCAAG CCAGAAGAGCAGTTGCCTTGTTACCTGATTAATACCACGCCTGGAGTGGAGAGGGTGGTCAGAGAGAGCCTTCACCTCAATTCACACATCCAGCAGGACACCAGAGGACCCCG ATACTGCCCCTCCATCGAGTCTCGAGTGCTGAGGTTTCCGGGACGACAGCATCAGGTCTGGTTGGAGCCAGAAGGCTTGACTTCTGACCTTCTGTACCCTCAAGGTCTGTCCATGACCATGCCCCCCGACCTGCAGGTCCGCCTGCTCAGAGAGATCCCTGCCCTCCGCAAGGCTGAGATCCAGGCACCAG GTTACGGGGTCCAGTATGATTTTGTTTGTCCCACACAACTCTTCCCGTCGCTGGAGGTGAGAAGTGCACAGGGACTGTTCCTCGCCGGACAGATCAACGGAACCACAGGGTACGAGGAAGCTGCAGCGCAG GGCGTGTGGGCCGGAGTGAGCGCCGGACGGAGAGCCCTCTCGCTCCctcccctgtctctctctcggaCGCAGAGCTACATCGGGGTTCTGATCGACGACCTGGTGGGCCGGGGCATTACGGAACCGTACCGAATGTTTACGAGTCGTGCGGAGTTCAGAACCTCCCTGAGGCCAGATAATGCCGACCTGCGGCTCACGCTCAAAG GGTACTGCGACATAGGCTGTGTGTCGCCACGGCGATATGAAGAGGCGGTGAGAATGAAGGCGGGGCTTAGCGAGGCACTAAGTGCTCTGCAAGACATCACCCTGTCCCCTACTCGGTGGAGAGAAAAACTACCACAGGCTGCTGTAAGCGCTAACAAGAGTGGCATTATGAG TGCTGAAGAGGTGCTGCAGTATAAAGATGTCTCCTTTGAGATGTTGGCTTCGGCTTTCCCAGACGTCCTTGGGCCGTATGTGGAGTTTGCTGAGAGGCTGAAGATTGAAG CCATGTACCGGCCTCACTGTGAGAAACAGAGGAGAGAAATAGAGAGGATCCTGCAGGAGGAGAGTCTCTCCTTGCCTCAGGATGTGGATTACCTCAGCCTGCCGGTGTCTCTCTCCCAGGAGGTCAGAGAGCTACTGGACCGGGTCAGACCTGCCACT CTGGGAGCCGCCAGCCGCCTACCTGGAATGACCCCGGCAGCCATCCTTCACCTGCTGAACTACATCACCCGGACCCCACAGCGGGACCGATCTGCAGAGCGGAGCTCTACCCCGGACCCTCAAAACCTCAGTGACGAGAGCAGAGACTCATTCCCATGTGTTCCTGTGTCACAGTGA